One genomic region from Eremothecium gossypii ATCC 10895 chromosome I, complete sequence encodes:
- the HGH1 gene encoding Hgh1p (Syntenic homolog of Saccharomyces cerevisiae YGR187C (HGH1)) encodes MPSQLEELVSFLHSPQPAVKQIALDNLVGFSTGPHAGIFKNENYRPIQDLKELAKNNSKTIVQQSVTILANLCDDPVMRMKIVTDIDFLSYLAWKICDLGNSSADIMCILLSNLAKDEGITNIFGINGVHDSVSLDEKVFMSKNVIDCLMDCFVKGYDRKLNQYANFDYLSFFFADISRFRKGRNYFVEEQQYDGVVPISKLLVFTEKYDNKTRRLGVASTIKNSLFDSLHHEKMLKDEKINLLPYILLPIATSRDSELDEEDLFNLPDELQFLPEDKQRDPVPEIICVHLESLLLLCTTANGREYLRSKSVYPLIRELHKNVENEEIGELCHRIVNMLMRGEPENEKVEEIVSKSAEDESEESDDEAIVEVL; translated from the coding sequence ATGCCCTCGCAATTAGAAGAACTAGTTTCCTTTCTGCACTCCCCACAACCTGCTGTGAAACAGATTGCCCTGGACAATTTGGTAGGCTTTTCGACTGGGCCTCATGCCGGTATATTCAAAAATGAGAACTACAGGCCTATTCAGGATTTGAAGGAACTAGCTAAAAATAATTCGAAGACAATTGTTCAGCAGTCCGTCACGATTCTGGCCAATCTTTGCGATGATCCTGTCATGCGGATGAAAATTGTCACGGATATCGACTTCTTGAGCTATCTGGCATGGAAGATATGCGACCTGGGTAACTCATCTGCCGACATTATGTGCATTTTGCTCAGCAACCTAGCTAAAGATGAGGGGATCACCAATATCTTCGGTATTAACGGGGTCCACGATAGTGTCAGCTTAGATGAAAAGGTGTTCATGAGTAAAAATGTGATCGATTGCCTGATGGACTGTTTTGTCAAAGGGTATGACAGGAAGCTGAACCAGTATGCAAACTTTGACTACTTGTCTTTCTTCTTTGCTGATATCTCTCGTTTCAGGAAAGGAAGGAACTATTTTGTGGAAGAGCAGCAGTATGATGGAGTTGTTCCAATTTCAAAATTACTTGTATTTACCGAGAAATATGACAACAAAACTAGAAGACTCGGAGTTGCGTCAACGATCAAGAACTCCCTATTCGACTCTCTTCATCACGAAAAAATGCTAAAGGATGAAAAGATAAATCTTCTACCATATATTTTGTTACCTATTGCCACATCGCGCGACTCGGAGCTCGACGAGGAAGACCTGTTTAATCTGCCGGATGAGCTTCAGTTCTTGCCCGAGGATAAACAAAGAGACCCCGTTCCTGAAATCATCTGTGTGCATCTAGAAAGCTTGTTATTGCTCTGTACTACAGCGAACGGTAGAGAGTACCTCAGATCGAAATCGGTATACCCTCTAATTAGAGAACTACACAAGAACGTTGAGAACGAAGAAATTGGGGAGCTATGCCATAGGATTGTTAATATGTTAATGAGAGGAGAACCGGAGAATGAGAAGGTGGAGGAGATCGTGTCAAAGTCTGCAGAAGATGAGTCAGAAGAATCTGATGACGAAGCCATTGTTGAAGTCCTCTAA
- the TYS1 gene encoding tyrosine--tRNA ligase TYS1 (Syntenic homolog of Saccharomyces cerevisiae YGR185C (TYS1)), whose amino-acid sequence MSETIVDPTEAYELIVKNLQEVLNPQIIKEVLEEQKRPLRLYWGTAPTGKPHCGYFVPMTKLAHFLRAGCEVTVLLADLHAFLDNMKASLEVVNYRVRYYEFVVKAILRSINVPIEKLRFVVGSSYQTSAAYTMDLFRMSNVVSQNDAKRAGADVVKQVSNPLLSGLLYPLMQALDEEYLGVDAQFGGVDQRKIFVLAEENMGSLGYKKRAHLMNPMVPGLTMGGKMSASDPNSKIDILEEPKVVKKKINTAFCSPGEVEDNGLLSFIQYVLGPIQELKNAPGYFEFFIDRPEKFGGPITYHSFEELRQAFKDQKLAPPDLKTGVADAINALLAPIREEFANNPEFQDVAAKAYPVVTEQKTKKVKKPKNKGTRYPGAPKPAADVDAEVDEASVQMKKTSLETN is encoded by the coding sequence ATGTCAGAGACCATTGTGGACCCTACAGAGGCTTACGAGCTGATTGTGAAGAACCTGCAGGAGGTGCTGAACCCGCAGATCATCAAAGAGGTGCTAGAGGAGCAGAAACGGCCGCTGCGGTTGTACTGGGGCACAGCTCCCACGGGCAAGCCGCACTGCGGGTACTTCGTACCGATGACGAAGCTGGCACACTTTTTGCGGGCAGGATGCGAGGTGACGGTGCTGCTTGCAGACCTACACGCGTTTCTGGACAACATGAAGGCGTCGCTGGAGGTGGTGAACTACCGGGTACGGTACTACGAGTTTGTGGTGAAGGCGATTCTGCGGAGCATCAACGTACCGATCGAGAAGCTGCGCTTTGTGGTGGGTTCGTCGTACCAGACGTCGGCGGCGTACACGATGGACCTTTTCCGGATGTCGAACGTGGTCTCGCAGAACGACGCGAAGCGCGCGGGAGCGGATGTGGTGAAGCAAGTGTCGAACCCATTGTTGAGCGGACTGCTCTACCCGCTAAtgcaggcgctggacgAGGAGTATCTCGGTGTTGACGCGCAGTTTGGCGGTGTGGACCAGCGCAAAATCTTTGTGTTGGCGGAGGAGAACATGGGCAGCTTGGGCTACAAGAAGCGCGCGCACCTGATGAACCCGATGGTACCGGGGCTGACGATGGGCGGCAAGATGTCTGCGTCTGATCCTAACTCTAAGATCGACATTCTGGAGGAACCCAAGGTGGTGAAGAAGAAGATAAACACGGCATTCTGCTCTCCAGGGGAGGTTGAGGACAACGGTCTGCTCTCCTTCATACAATATGTCCTTGGGCCCATCCAGGAGCTGAAAAACGCTCCTGGCTACTTTGAATTCTTTATCGATCGTCCGGAGAAGTTTGGTGGCCCCATCACCTACCACTCGTTCGAGGAGCTAAGACAGGCCTTCAAGGACCAGAAGCTAGCGCCTCCTGATCTGAAGACTGGTGTGGCAGACGCAATCAATGCCCTGCTTGCCCCCATCAGAGAGGAGTTTGCGAACAATCCTGAATTCCAGGATGTTGCCGCGAAAGCATACCCAGTAGTCACTGAGCAGAAGACTAAGAAAGTCAAGAAGCCAAAGAACAAAGGCACGCGGTACCCAGGCGCCCCAAAGCCTGCTGCAGATGTAGATGCAGAGGTCGACGAGGCTTCCGTGCAAATGAAGAAGACTTCCTTAGAAACCAACTAG
- the TFG1 gene encoding transcription factor IIF subunit TFG1 (Syntenic homolog of Saccharomyces cerevisiae YGR186W (TFG1)), which translates to MSNGRKAAGPQPFIKRDQLRRDFLRTRVKRNGPGKGGVKKEDPDSMEEQTRQMLQGGGGGVKREDDDYQEFPLRAANAQDLKNVKVHLLKFQSKKKIEPTKDFHLPVRLHRKDTRNVQFQLTRAEIVQRQKEIAEYKRRLEGEQGATPVSASSRESGGAEGTEGTPGDSGGALQPLAAEKPGPTTKLPEAGLAEDPTKVGLVKYDGKEQVDFDFQSGTIDPFADVAPDGGGRFKRGNSKRKTRQLKLLDEKARKLRFEEFYPWVMEDFDGLNTWVGSYEAGNSDSYVFLSAENDGSFTMIPADKVYRFTARNKYATLTIEEAEKRMEKNGAGAPRWLMKHLDNIGTTTTRYDRTRRRLKVVDGNDRQEEDDRVDNSEVELDYDEEFADDEEAPIIDGNEEENKESEQRIKKEMLQANAMGLRDDDAVEDEDDLFGEKKIDEEGEKVKKALLKTDLGALYESDDDSNPYLSESDLDDDDDKKIKKEDQDEDSLSRKSSPKKKASRSPHAGHIYVKSIKNCIIVISADKSILNNFPKGEWNPSSANHDNGAKDRTDFASRDGAPAPHELLTEQDIIDAVQGKEITLKQLIKELRSKFKHPENKDRLKLFVKRLVKLNGTFLELAR; encoded by the coding sequence ATGTCGAATGGGAGAAAGGCCGCGGGCCCGCAGCCTTTTATCAAGAGGGACCAGCTCAGGCGGGACTTCCTACGGACACGGGTGAAGCGTAACGGACCAGGCAAGGGCGGTGTGAAGAAGGAGGACCCAGATTCGATGGAGGAGCAGACGAGGCAGATGCTGCAGGGCGGGGGTGGGGGAGTGAAGCGGGAGGATGACGACTACCAGGAGTTTCCGCTGCGGGCTGCGAACGCGCAAGACCTTAAGAACGTGAAGGTGCACCTGCTGAAGTTTCAGtcgaagaagaagatcgAGCCGACGAAGGACTTCCACCTGCCTGTCCGGCTGCACCGGAAGGACACGCGGAACGTGCAGTTTCAGCTGACGCGGGCTGAGATTGTGCAGCGGCAGAAGGAAATCGCGGAGTACAAGCGGCGGTTGGAGGGCGAGCAGGGGGCTACGCCGGTGTCGGCGTCTTCGCGCGAGTCCGGGGGCGCTGAGGGCACGGAGGGCACGCCGGGAGACAGTGGCGGCGCCTTGCAGCCTCTGGCTGCGGAGAAACCGGGGCCCACGACCAAGCTGCCGGAGGCAGGACTGGCGGAGGACCCGACGAAGGTTGGGCTGGTCAAGTATGACGGGAAGGAGCAGGTGGACTTTGACTTCCAGTCCGGGACCATTGATCCGTTTGCAGACGTCGCGCCGGACGGAGGCGGGCGCTTTAAGCGCGGCAACTCGAAGCGGAAAACGCGGcagctgaagctgctggacgagaAGGCCCGCAAGCTGCGGTTCGAGGAATTCTACCCCTGGGTGATGGAGGACTTTGACGGGCTGAATACGTGGGTGGGCTCGTACGAAGCTGGAAACTCTGACTCTTATGTCTTTCTGAGCGCAGAGAACGACGGGAGCTTCACAATGATCCCGGCCGACAAGGTGTACCGGTTCACAGCTAGGAATAAGTATGCGACTTTAACTATTGAGGAGGCAGAGAAGCGCATGGAAAAGAATGGCGCGGGTGCGCCCAGGTGGTTGATGAAGCACTTGGACAACATTGGCACCACGACCACAAGATATGATAGAACTAGAAGGCGGCTGAAGGTTGTGGACGGGAACGACCGGCAAGAGGAGGACGACCGGGTAGATAACTCGGAGGTAGAGCTTGATTATGACGAAGAGTTTGCCGACGACGAAGAGGCTCCGATCATCGATGGGAACGAAGAAGAGAATAAGGAGTCTGAACAGCGTATTAAAAAGGAGATGCTTCAGGCCAACGCAATGGGCTTGCGTGACGATGATGCCGTGGAAGACGAAGATGATCTTTTCGGCGAGAAAAAGATTGATGAGGAGGGCGAAAAGGTTAAAAAAGCGTTACTCAAGACTGACCTAGGCGCATTGTACGAGTCTGATGATGATTCGAACCCGTACTTGTCTGAGTCTGACCTTGATGACGATGACGATAAGAAGATAAAGAAAGAGGACCAGGATGAGGATTCACTAAGTCGGAAATCTTCTCCAAAGAAGAAGGCTTCTAGGAGCCCGCATGCGGGCCACATATATGTGAAGAGTATCAAAAACTGTATCATAGTAATCAGTGCGGATAAGTCTATTTTGAATAACTTTCCGAAAGGTGAGTGGAACCCATCTTCGGCTAATCATGATAACGGTGCTAAAGACCGTACTGATTTTGCTAGCCGCGATGGCGCACCTGCTCCGCATGAGCTATTGACCGAACAAGATATCATCGATGCTGTACAAGGCAAGGAGATCACGCTTAAGCAGCTTATCAAGGAGCTCCGGTCGAAGTTTAAGCATCCAGAAAATAAAGATAGATTGAAACTCTTTGTTAAGCGGCTTGTTAAGCTAAATGGTACTTTCTTAGAGCTGGCACGCTGA
- the UBR2 gene encoding putative ubiquitin-protein ligase UBR2 (Syntenic homolog of Saccharomyces cerevisiae YLR024C (UBR2)): MGTVDYICDIREYLVHLPRLSNYQVNDTVLYQLWKVLFECLNQGRSKGIVDWKKLLRVYESPNWQNGVFQSIHLPAEWREKFLEEYTGTGEGVGNDHRGTSCNKLCQPTETVYYCFNCTKNPLYEICDECFDPTKHVGHQYTSKVVSRPEGKVCHCGDPSGLSNPEEGFECKSALNNLPRRTMSYEHDESLVSILAHVLDYIVDTMMQLKEWTNDDIFLTLPMTLEQQSEYYALQLYEKDCKIHIKDLAAKISRVLCKPLEYGIMMVEKLVRGEAFVILLESKDTQKLKTVKEIFTNEHIATHIKNKNEVFRENLVDELIRWIYELCYKRPNVQRKLALRVAMMSTWNSKLLGMTLRSQATMVPYWSKIYLLGNFTVQYSQRTSFPWCSPWSFDEAKNEQHDPRVLEIMKEYDKRLAEVVPDNSTAKYQPLNGSRFQYLITDGTAVMSKVSRYRMMKVICSMFTIIDDSKKCLAAQYLDVYCAVLYNTVASESTDYKISLMNMLSQYIFQNPQIANMIITKAPGFIQRALQFAFALLSFAPATLINCPPIPLSYDFKLPDDSIKSKRSVVCFKDIYLIMSTNTVPESVFQNQELTSVIIKCFASFNNILPLRREAKEHVEFENFDFSSYYFLFSSILVMVDGFVRNVCLIKDPRRRREVVYDLLDRSISLEIKMLSCFRNSIPFSDSLWDSSDAEPQVKMVRETIYNVTSNIISFQVGIDTQNFFNPMSYFFKFVLQWSQCGRYETLPEELKGYINLVSFFKENKKLIFMAESALSTLVLIAQINSGFWVRNGAPIIHQLRMYTKYSMREFTYFSDIFNLQLAMSLSPPNDFMVTFISRWHLKNWTEGVPIDDYPDKDVTSSMVDQCLLLLIQLLSEVRSLTMSSSVEGFEKTMRSEIIHALCFHNCSHSNLMNVIPEHVTKHPAFDLYLEHLANYTPPIGITDHGVYTLKEEYMNEVDPYFVGFSATKRYEAEKLMRSRMESNQLIPYMDTFVPAKNVIMELQFTPFSGLYQITSTDIFGIFIKSTLEHIAKFKYEAMLSKVAHIIHLCFINNLNGFVNVFWREYSFDETALSFYNSIGSLLFSFLLDEDFCSDHGKIREIFSLLQREAPHVDVDGYLNEQTPNYDPQIWKSRSRELKKGEDEYEKKRLAKRKRDRLLRKLAKQQQQFMENNNVTPEDIDSRETTIDGSFSAIGWEYPDDTCVFCKMPRVENDTFVYFTHFEQNTVDKYTDFGKLNLLQSLYTSAKPQPLFPSPGSTSICHVVKACGHGSHFSCMERHMKASRNAHNHMTKNVPNGLGFSLLFCPLCNSLVNSFIPRLSDVNTRCDEELFAGTHENKYSMSSEELDTLCLKSLIIFCSLTVQSKFSRLPDIYTLFCSVIANTISNIELITRSGDTTIPITKRLTNQQLLTLRLLTEMKIYILERKLFSHQTGKITGIPIPAVREYDDWAAFNVEFLHSNLLLDACRYLNPITRKGYPLSAFVYASIKRKLHQIFIALSTTLVEDSDCMIDGDQNVMDWDVDDIDSGQEGADSVLGVVLTYIVALSTAISIDRSQLNRVAKWKVLLYNVTEKALTVFLRRFLMLIFAEYPITKRECNTIELELSSLLSYFGVPQLDSILTDFRVNDLPLTKATIKEASKGPNIQSYAQKVYSLRVESPYGSPLIPLPHRLSDLLSDEEEQLQYRINRHEVAMCLFCGTKVFIQNASMLHNFMIGECTNHYSNECTQTAVYGCFLLVRSNTVYLAYGDRGTFFKAPYVNKHGEVDEDYKYGTPVFLDEKLYSHLGNDIVLGGKIPHLVHRLTENMSDVGGWESM; encoded by the coding sequence ATGGGGACGGTTGACTATATATGTGATATACGGGAGTACCTAGTGCATCTTCCTCGGCTCTCCAACTACCAAGTTAATGATACTGTACTTTATCAGCTCTGGAAGGTGCTTTTCGAGTGTTTGAACCAGGGCCGCAGCAAAGGGATTGTGGACTGGAAGAAGCTGCTACGCGTGTATGAAAGCCCAAATTGGCAGAACGGGGTATTTCAGTCAATACATCTTCCGGCTGAATGGCGAGAGAAGTTTTTGGAGGAGTATACGGGAACAGGCGAGGGTGTGGGCAACGATCACCGTGGGACTAGCTGCAACAAGCTCTGCCAGCCAACAGAAACTGTGTACTACTGCTTTAATTGCACTAAGAACCCGCTATACGAGATATGCGACGAATGTTTCGATCCCACAAAACATGTTGGTCATCAGTATACATCAAAGGTTGTGAGCCGTCCAGAAGGTAAGGTTTGCCATTGTGGAGACCCATCTGGGTTGAGCAATCCAGAAGAGGGGTTCGAATGTAAAAGTGCACTTAATAATCTACCACGGCGAACAATGAGTTACGAACATGATGAGAGCTTGGTTTCGATATTGGCACACGTTTTGGACTACATTGTTGATACTATGATGCAGCTGAAAGAGTGGACCAATGATGATATCTTTCTGACTTTACCCATGACTTTGGAACAGCAGTCAGAATACTATGCATTACAACTATACGAAAAAGATTGCAAAATTCACATAAAGGACTTAGCTGCAAAGATAAGCAGGGTATTGTGCAAGCCCCTCGAGTATGGGATTATGATGGTCGAAAAACTAGTGCGTGGGGAAGCTTTTGTCATCCTATTGGAGTCTAAAGATACCCAGAAGCTTAAAACTGTAAAAGAAATATTCACAAACGAACATATCGCGACGCATATTAAAAACAAGAACGAGGTTTTTCGTGAAAATCTAGTGGACGAACTCATTAGATGGATCTATGAACTTTGCTACAAGCGCCCAAATGTCCAGAGGAAGTTAGCGCTACGGGTAGCCATGATGAGTACATGGAATTCAAAACTTTTGGGTATGACTTTGAGATCACAGGCAACAATGGTTCCCTATTGGTCAAAGATTTATCTTCTAGGGAATTTTACTGTGCAGTATAGCCAGCGAACTAGCTTTCCTTGGTGCTCTCCATGGAGCTTTGACGAGGCTAAGAATGAGCAACACGATCCAAGGGTTTTAGAGATTATGAAAGAGTATGATAAGCGCTTAGCTGAAGTTGTACCCGACAACTCTACTGCCAAGTATCAGCCATTAAACGGTTCGAGATTTCAATATTTGATAACCGATGGGACAGCAGTTATGTCGAAAGTTTCCCGATATAGGATGATGAAGGTTATCTGCTCCATGTTCACAATAATAGATGATTCAAAGAAGTGTTTAGCAGCACAATATTTGGACGTCTATTGCGCAGTTCTCTACAATACTGTAGCATCAGAATCAACAGACTACAAGATATCATTGATGAATATGTTATCACAATACATTTTCCAGAATCCGCAAATTGCCAACATGATCATAACCAAAGCACCCGGATTTATTCAACGTGCTTTACAATTTGCTTTTGCACTATTATCGTTTGCTCCGGCAACCTTAATAAACTGTCCTCCAATTCCTCTATCCTATGATTTCAAATTACCAGATGATAGTATAAAGAGCAAGAGATCAGTCGTTTGCTTCAAAGATATCTATCTGATAATGTCTACTAATACTGTACCTGAATCAGTTTTCCAAAATCAAGAACTCACCTCGGTCATAATCAAGTGCTTTGCATCGTTTAATAATATTCTGCCCCTAAGGAGAGAGGCCAAGGAACACGTAGAGTTTGAAAACTTTGATTTTTCTTCTTATTATTTCTTATTCTCTTCGATCCTAGTGATGGTCGATGGTTTTGTAAGAAACGTGTGCCTGATTAAAGACCCGCGGCGACGCCGCGAAGTCGTGTATGACTTATTGGATAGGTCAATATCCCTGGAAATTAAGATGTTAAGCTGTTTTAGAAATTCCATCCCATTTTCGGATTCACTTTGGGATTCATCAGATGCTGAACCGCAGGTTAAAATGGTTAGGGAAACTATCTACAATGTGACGTCTAATATAATCAGTTTCCAGGTTGGAATCGATACTCAAAATTTTTTCAATCCAATGTCATACTTCTTCAAATTCGTACTGCAATGGAGTCAATGTGGGAGATATGAGACTTTACCAGAGGAACTTAAAGGATACATCAACTTAGTTTCCTTTTTCAAGGAGAATAAGAAGTTAATCTTTATGGCTGAGTCGGCGTTATCTACGTTGGTATTGATAGCACAGATAAACTCTGGGTTTTGGGTTCGAAATGGTGCACCGATCATTCATCAACTGAGAATGTACACCAAGTATAGTATGCGCGAGTTCACTTATTTCAGTGATATTTTTAACCTACAACTAGCGATGAGTTTATCGCCCCCGAATGACTTTATGGTAACGTTTATTTCCAGATGGCATCTAAAAAATTGGACGGAGGGTGTTCCTATAGATGATTATCCAGACAAAGATGTCACCTCCTCCATGGTGGACCAATGTTTGTTGTTATTAATCCAGCTATTGTCAGAGGTGCGATCCCTAACAATGTCATCTTCAGTAGAGGGATTTGAGAAAACAATGCGCTCCGAGATTATCCACGCATTATGCTTCCACAATTGCAGTCATAGCAATCTAATGAATGTGATCCCAGAGCATGTGACTAAGCATCCCGCCTTCGATTTATATCTTGAGCATTTAGCCAACTACACTCCCCCGATTGGAATAACTGACCATGGTGTCTATACCTTGAAGGAAGAATACATGAATGAAGTTGATCCATATTTCGTTGGCTTTTCTGCTACAAAGAGATATGAGGCCGAAAAGTTAATGAGAAGTAGAATGGAAAGTAATCAGCTTATACCTTACATGGATACTTTCGTGCCGGCAAAAAATGTAATAATGGAGTTGCAGTTTACACCTTTTTCTGGTCTATACCAAATAACAAGCACTGATATTTTTGGCATATTCATAAAGAGCACCTTGGAGCACATTGCAAAATTCAAATATGAAGCGATGCTCTCAAAAGTCGCGCACATTATACATCTATGCTTTATCAACAACCTGAATGGATTTGTTAATGTTTTTTGGAGAGAGTATTCCTTTGACGAGACGGCTCTATCCTTCTATAATAGCATTGGGTCCTTGTTGTTTTCATTTCTATTGGATGAGGATTTTTGCAGTGATCATGGAAAAATCCGTGAGATCTTCAGCTTGCTACAAAGAGAAGCACCTCATGTTGACGTTGATGGCTACTTGAACGAGCAGACACCGAACTATGATCCTCAAATTTGGAAGTCACGTAGTAGAGAACTCAAAAAGGGCGAAGATGAATATGAAAAGAAGAGATTGGCCAAAAGGAAGCGCGACAGGTTGTTACGAAAACTTGCTAAacaacagcagcagttTATGGAAAACAATAATGTGACACCTGAGGATATAGACTCTCGAGAGACGACTATCGATGGAAGTTTTAGTGCCATAGGATGGGAGTACCCTGATGATACTTGTGTGTTCTGCAAAATGCCTCGTGTAGAGAACGACACATTTGTGTACTTCACACACTTCGAGCAGAACACTGTGGACAAGTATACTGACTTCGGCAAATTGAATTTACTGCAGAGCCTCTATACTTCTGCAAAGCCACAACCCCTCTTCCCATCACCCGGTAGTACAAGTATATGCCATGTAGTGAAGGCTTGCGGTCACGGCTCGCACTTTTCATGCATGGAAAGGCATATGAAGGCATCCAGAAATGCGCATAATCATATGACTAAAAATGTGCCTAATGGTTTAGGATTTTCGTTACTTTTTTGCCCACTATGCAACTCGTTGGTCAATTCCTTTATTCCACGACTCTCTGATGTGAATACTAGGTGCGACGAAGAATTATTTGCAGGCACTCATGAAAACAAATATTCGATGTCATCAGAAGAGTTGGATACTCTTTGCCTAAAATCACTGATAATATTTTGTTCCTTGACCGTTCAATCCAAGTTTTCTAGATTGCCTGACATTTATACCTTGTTTTGTTCGGTCATAGCCAACACTATTTCCAATATCGAGTTAATCACCCGTTCAGGGGATACAACCATCCCCATTACGAAAAGGTTGACGAATCAGCAATTGTTAACATTACGGCTTCTGACCGAGATGAAAATCTATATCCTAGAAAGAAAGTTGTTTTCTCACCAAACTGGGAAGATCACGGGCATTCCGATACCAGCCGTCCGTGAATATGACGATTGGGCTGCGTTCAATGTTGAATTTCTACACAGTAACTTGTTGTTGGATGCCTGCCGTTATCTGAACCCCATAACACGAAAGGGATATCCTCTATCGGCGTTCGTATATGCTTCAATAAAAAGGAAGCTACATCAAATATTTATCGCGCTATCCACCACTTTAGTGGAGGATTCCGATTGCATGATCGATGGTGACCAGAATGTGATGGATTGGGACGTGGATGACATTGACTCTGGCCAAGAGGGCGCTGATTCCGTCCTAGGCGTTGTTCTAACTTACATTGTTGCTTTATCGACAGCAATTTCAATTGACCGCTCCCAGTTAAATCGTGTCGCAAAATGGAAAGTTCTATTGTATAATGTGACTGAAAAAGCTCTAACCGTGTTTTTAAGAAGATTTCTGATGCTAATCTTTGCAGAGTATCCGATCACTAAACGCGAATGCAACACAATAGAGCTGGAGTTGTCTTCACTATTATCTTACTTCGGCGTACCACAGTTGGACAGCATATTAACTGATTTTCGCGTGAACGATTTGCCGCTTACGAAAGCTACGATTAAAGAAGCATCGAAAGGGCCCAATATTCAATCTTACGCACAAAAAGTTTATTCTTTACGAGTTGAATCACCTTATGGCTCACCTTTAATTCCGCTACCACATAGGCTTTCGGATTTGCTTTCGGATGAGGAGGAACAGTTGCAATACCGCATCAACAGACATGAGGTGGCGATGTGTCTATTTTGCGGCACAAAAGTATTTATTCAAAATGCTTCCATGTTGCATAATTTCATGATTGGGGAATGTACTAATCACTATTCGAACGAATGCACACAGACGGCTGTGTACGGATGCTTTCTATTGGTTCGCAGCAATACAGTGTATTTGGCCTACGGAGATCGTGGCACATTCTTCAAGGCGCCATATGTGAATAAGCATGGCGAGGTTGATGAAGATTACAAATATGGAACGCCTGTTTTCCTAGATGAGAAACTATACTCGCACTTAGGAAACGATATAGTCCTTGGAGGCAAAATACCTCACTTAGTGCACCGGCTGACGGAGAACATGTCTGACGTTGGTGGCTGGGAAAGCATGTAA